ctctctctctctgtctctgtctctctctctctctctctctctctctctctctctctgtctctctctgtctctgtctctgtctctctctctctctctctgtctctgtctctctctctctctctctctctctgctcgtTCTAACTGCTTGTTCATTTCATTTAGTCACAGAAACGATGTGTGGACGGTCAACAGCCCACATCAGCAGGATTCAGAAAGAGCTGAGTGTACACTTTCAGAGCAGGCGGTCTATAAACAGGACGCCGCGGCTTCAGGCCTCATTAGCCATGCAGATTTATTCCAGCCGGACGAGAGGCGGTGAAACACTAACAAcagaggagctgtgtgtgtgggccTCTCTGCTAGTTAATGTGAGCATGAAGATCATTAAGCTAAACCAGCTGCTGTTGAACTGATGATGTCACCTGGACAGGTAAgatctgtcctctctctgataTGACAAACATCCACAGTGTGTATAACACATGGACGTCATTATTGGGTTATGAAGAGGGATTTTGAAGCCCCatgatggcggtcgccatgttgCAAAATCTTTTAGAGTTCCCCTCATAGACCCTGCTGTCACTGACGACACGTTTAGAAATCAGATCAATTAcatacaaatatgtttttttacatggtGTCAGATGGAGAGGAGGCTGGACACCAGAGATTTAGTCTACCTAGCAACAGTAACTAAGGAGGGCGGGGCTTGACAAAGGGTCAATCATATCCCATAACCCTAACCACCATCCTCAGACTCACTGACCCGCTGCTTGCTGCTCTTGTCCAGCCTCTCCTGGTTGACGTGCAGGGTGAACAGGAAGTGCGAGTTCCTCCTGGCTTCCTGGTCACTCGCCGTGTGGCCCGGCTGCTCCTTCTCGCTGCAAGTGCGGCGTCCAGGAAAAACGCGGCTCGCTCTGCGCAGGTCGCCCGCAGCTCCGTCTGGTTCTGAAGCTGgtggatgaaaaaaagagagcgagatgagaacgatggaggaggaagaggaagaggaaggtcAGAGAAGAAGTCCCcagggtgaagaggaggaggtgaggaggtgaggaggcaAGGAAGCAAGGAGGGCGAGGGGGTTCTCTACCTGGGATCCACAGAGGGGGTCTTCTCTCAGTGACACGGCGGGATCCTGGTGGCCCCCCGCTGAGGACAGGAGGTCGGTGAGCGTCTCCTCCCGGCCCGAGATCTCCACCGCCGACACTCTGACGGAGAAACGCGCTCCGGACTTCTCCTTCCGCTCCTCGATCACCTTAAAGAGCCACGAGATCGCCGTGGGCGCCACGCCCAGACTCTGCGTGGAGCAGTCCTCACCAATCATGGTGTACGTCTTTCCTGAGGGGGCGGAGCCAACACAGCAATGAAGAGAGGCtacagaaaagtgtgtgtgtgtgtgtgtgtgtgtgtgtgtgtgtgtgtgtgtgtgtgtgtgtgtgtgtgtgtgtgtgttactgtgtgtgtgtgtgtgtgtgtgtgtgtgtgtgtgtatatgtgtgtgtgtgtgtgtgtgtgtgtgtgtgtgtgttactgtgtgtgtgtgtgtgtgtgtgtgtgtgtgtgtgtgtgtgtgtgtgtgtgtgtgtgtgttactgtgtgtgtgtgtgtgtgtgtgtgtgtgtgtgtgtgtgtatatgtgtgtgtgtgtgtgtgtgtgtgtgtgtgtatatgtgtgtgtgtgtgtgtgtgtgtgtgttactgtgtgtgtgtgtgtgtgtgtgtgtgtgtgtgtgtatatgtgtgtgtgtgtgttactgtgtgtgtgtgtgtgtgtgtgtgtgtgtgtgtgtgtgtgtgtgtgtgtgtgtgtgtttatgtttgtttgtgtgtgtgtgtgtgtgtgtgtgttttactgtgtgtgtgtgtgtgtgtggtgtgtgtgtgtgtgtgtgtgtgtgtgtgtgtgtgtgtgtgtgtgttactgtgtgtgtgtgtgtgtgtgtgtgtgtgtgtgtgtgtgtgttactgtgtgtgtgtgtgtgtgtgtgtgtatatgtgtgtgtgtgtgtcctgtgtgtgtgtgtgtgtgtgtgtgtgtgtgtatgtgttactgtgtgtgtgtgtgtgtgtgtgtgtgtgtgtgtgtgtgtgtgtgtgtgtgtgtgtgtgtgtgtgtgtgtgtacccagGTTAGCATGTCCGAAGCAGAAGATGCAGCCGTCTGCTCCGTTAACGACCGACTGGATGACCTCAGCCACCGTCCCTGAACACACCTCAGCCTATCAGGAGAGAGATCCAATCAGTGCCGAACCAATCACAGCGTTACACGTCTTTTAAAACATGGAAGATGCAGACACTTgtgatgtgagtgtgtttacagcTTTCTCACAAgacaaaatagaaaataataatgaatcaaACTCTGAACACAAACTGGAGGTCACACAGAGGtcaagaggtcagaggtcagacgtCATCGTTTCAAAGACACATTAAGAAACATTTATCAGATCAGTTTGTCTCTAAATATAACTCACAGTGTTCACATCTGTTTGCAGCTGCTCCCtgaacaaggacacacacacacacacacacacacacacacacacacacacacacagacacacagacacacacacacacacacacacacacacacacacacacacacacacagacacacacacacacacacacacacacagacacacacacagacacacacacacacacacacacacacagacacacacacacacacacacacacacagacacacacacagacacacacacacacacacacacacacagacacacacacacacacacacactctctttgaTCTACACACTCCTCCTGCAGGAGCTCCGGGGACACACGGCGTGCTGCAGCAGAAGTGGCGTCCTGATGAAGAGCTCAAACTTTGAGCTGTGTGACCTGAATTTAAATCTCCTCAGTAAGAGAACCTGAGAGCAGATCTGAAGCTACAGACTCTGGATCTGGGTCTGGGTCTGGGTCTGGGTCTGATGGGTCTGGGTCTGGGTCTGGGTCTGATGGGTCTGGGTCTGGGTCTGGGTCTGGGTCTGATCCACAGGAGGAGGGCGTGTGCTAACAGACACCGTCTCATGACCACAACACACAAAGGGTCAACGCTCAGACACAGGTCTGTGCTCCACTGCTGGGTCtatggtctggtctggtctggtctggtctggtctggtctggtctggtccggtctggtctggtctggtctggtccgGTCTGGTCTGGTCTCACCTGTGAAGCGTCCTGTGTGAAGACAGCGTCGAACATGAAGGTCTTtggagcggaggaggaggatcgtctctgagaggaggaggcggagctacCCCCTGACCACGTCTCGCAGAGAGTCAGCTGCTTCTTTCTGACGTCCACCTTCAGGAGGGACATGGACTCTGAGGACTCGCTGCTGTGGACCGAACAGATCCGGACCATGACCCGGACCTGGGGACAGACAGAGCCCACATCAGACCCCCACATCAGAAGGCTCAACAacatgcttttgaaaaatggagagaggttagaacacagaaaggtttacagacccatgcagagctggataaacactgaagcttcagagtccaccacatggtgacctgagtgaggggggggggaagaccaccacatggtgacctgagtgagggggggggggagaccaccacatggtgacctgagtgaggggggggggagaccaccacatggtgacctgtgagagcatccactctagagaggaggggggggggggggaagaccaccacatggtgacctgagtgagcatccactctagagaggaggggggggggggggggaagaccaccacatggtgacctgtgagagcatccactctagagaggaggggggggggggggggagaccaccacatggtgacctgtgagagcatccactctagagaggaggggggggggggggggggagaccaccacatggtgacctgagtgagcatccactctagagaggaggggggggggggggaagaccaccacatggtgacctgagtgaggggggggggagaccaccacatggtgacctgagtgaggggggggggagaccaccacatggtgacctgagtgagcatccactctagagagggggggggggggagaccaccacatggtgacctgtgagagcatccactctagagagggggggggggagaccaccacatggtgacctgtgagagcatccactctagagagggggggggggggggagaccaccacatggtgacctgtgagagcatccactctagagaggggggggggagaccaccacatggtgacctgagtgagggggggggggagaccaccacatggtgacctgagtgaggggggggggagaccaccacatggtgacctgagtgagcatccactctagagaggggggggggagacagctctctatgatgtttagaattcagactgcagtacacattttaaacactagggggcagagttacatactgctcctttaagttcaCGTTTTTGGGGGCGGGACTAAATGGGAGGCCCGATGACGCGCTGAGATTCTTCAACATAGACACACCCCTGAGGTTTTTTTGGTTCCTTCTCAGTCATGAGTTACTACAATATACACCGTAAACAAAGCTGCTTACAGCTGGAGCTAACAGCTGGAGCTAACAGTCGTAGCTAACAGCCGGAGCTAACAGCTGGAGCTAACAGTCCTAGCTAACAGCTGGAGCTAGCAGTCATAGCAAACAGTCGTAGCTAATAGCTGGAGCTAGCAGTAGTAGCTAACAGCTGGCGCTAACAGTAGTAGCTAAAAGTAGTAGCTAACAGTAGTAGCTAACACCTGGAGCTAGCAGTAGTAGCTAACAGTAGTAGCTAACACCTGGAGCTAGCAGTAGTAGCTAACAGTAGTAGCTAACAGCTGGAGCTAGCAGTAGTAGCTAACAGTAGTAGCTAACAGCTGGAGCTAGCAGTAGTAGCTAACAGCTGGAGCTAGCAGTAGTAGCTAACAGTAGTAGCTAGCAGTAGTAGCTAACAGTAGTAGCTAACAGCTGGAGCTAGCAGCTTGAGCTAGCAGTAGTAGCTAACAGTAGTAGCTAACAGCTGGAGCTAGCAGTCGTAGCTAACAGCTGGAGCTAACAGCTGGAGCTAGCAGTAGTAGCTAACAGTAGTAGCTAACACCTGGAGCTAGCAGTAGTAGCTAACAGTAGTAGCTAACAGCTGGAGCTAGCTGTAGTAGCTAACAGTAGTAGCTAACAGTAGTAGCTAACAGTAGTAGCTAGCAGTAGTAGCTAACAGCTGGAGCTAGCAGTAGTAGCTAACAGTAGTAGCTAACAGCTGGAGCTAGCAGTAGTAGCTAACAGTAGTAGCTAACAGTAGTAGCTAACAGTAGTAGCTAGCAGTAGTAGCTAACAGCTGGAGCTAGCAGTAGTAGCTAACAGTAGTAGCTAACAGCTGGAGCTAGCAGTAGTCGCTAGCAGTAGTAGCTAACAGCTGGAGCTAGCAGCCGGAGCTAGCAGTAGTAGCTAACAGCCGGAGCTAGCAGTAGTAGCTAGCAGTAGTAGCTAACAGCTGGAGCTAGCAGTAGTAGCTAACAGCTGGAGCTAGCAGTAGTAGCTAGCAGTAGTAGCTAACAGCTGGAGCTAGCAGTAGTAGCTAGCAGTAGTAGCTAACAGCTGGAGCTAGCAGTAGTAGCTAACAGCTGGAGCTAGCAGTAGTAGCTAACAGTAGTAGCTAACAGCTGGAGCTAACAGTAGTATCTAACAGCTGGAGCTAACAGCTGGAGCTAACAGTAGTAGCTAGCAGTAGTAGCTAACAGCTGGAGCTAACAGTAGTATCTAACAGCTGGAGCTAACAGCTGGAGCTAACAGTAGTAGCTAACAGTAGTAGCTAACAGCTGGAGCTAGCAGTAGTAGCTAACAGCTGGAGCTAACAGCTGGAGTTAACAGTAGTAGCTAACAGTAGTAGCTAACAGCCGGAGCTAACAGTAGTAGCTAACAGCTGGAGCTAGCAGTAGTAGCTAACAGCCGGAGCTAACAGTAGTAGCTAACAGCTGGAGCTAGCAGTAGTAGCTAACAGCTGGAGCTAGCAGTAGTAGCTAACAGTAGTAGCTAACAGCTGGAGCTAGCAGTAGTAGCTAACAGCCGGAGCTAACAGTAGTAGCTAACAGCTGGAGCTAGCAGTAGTAGCTAACAGTAGTAGCTAACAGCTGGAGCTAGCAGTAGTAGCTAACAGTAGTAGCTAACAGCCGGAGCTAGCAGAGATCGTTCCTTCTCTCTGAACAGAAAGACTCTTTAATCATTCGACTCCTCTGGACAGGAACAGGAACTTCTTTCATCCTGATGACCCTGTGACCCCGCCCACCACCCACTGACTCCGCCCACCAGACCGTTTCCCACACCCTGTTGCTCTGCTCGACGTCACAGTGTGGATTCATGAGAACCTGCTGGGTGACACCATGACGTCCTTACCTTCCCCATCCCCGGCGTGTCCTTGACCTTTGACCCGGCCCGGAGGAGGCATGGTGGGACGGCGGGCGGTGAGAGCTGCAGCGCCCCGCTGAAGCCTCCGGAGTACAGCAGGAGCCCCGGGGCCTCGGCGGGCGGGGAGGCGGGGCCAGGATGGGACTTCTTCCTGCGGGACAGACTGAGCTTCTGAGCCGCCCTGAGGAATGAACAGATTCAGATCGTTACgttttataaaatcatttttcttacTTCAACAGTTAAATAAGGCGGCCATTTTTAATCTGTCAATGAttctctgcagagagagactgaaACACGTTCTTCTCACCCTGAAGAGATCATTCATGATCTTTACTGACGAGGCTGAGGAGAaaatttagaagaagaagaagaagcagcagcaggaggtaaatgctgccttcaggtgctCCTTGGAAATGTCATATTTACTGTGTTAACGTAGTTATGAGCTCATGAACGGCGCTCCAAAGTCGTAATGACGAGGGTCATTTCATGGATACTCCACTCCAATCAAAGCTCTCACTTTCTTTACCATTCAGAAATAAATTGTTTATAAAAGAAGGATCCTTAAGTCACCAAACATGAAACCTTTACCCTGAGGAGTGGACCAGATGTAGAGGATTAAAGATGATGAGTAAAGTCAGACCTCAGAGAGTCGTGACTGTGACTGTGCATTATTTCACAGAGATCTTTAAAGTGAACAGCCCCTCTGCTCCACTTCTGACCGTGTGTTCACAGAAGGTCGTTTCTTTCAGTACTTTCTATTCCACGTGTTTCAGGACCATACGACCTACATTCAAGATTCAAGagtcaagatttttatttgtcacatgctcatacagatgtgcagcgAAATGAAacgactgttccgcaaggccatgcaataaacattcaaattactaacacacataaatacagtaaaatataaatataatgtaaaataaaaaaaagaaatgtttgaatctacaaaatatagaataatgtaaacagtgtcaaagtgcaatgtgcagctggaatgtgtggtgtgtgtgcatcatgtagtcaCATCATTCTAAAGTTCTGAGCGTTTATGAAGACGATGGAGACACAGGAAGACACTTACAACCTTTTTGACCTCTCAGAGAGCCTCAAACACagacttcagagagagagaagagggataCTCACAGTTCCTTCCAATCCATTATCTGCTCAAAGTCTTTCTCCTTGAAGAGGAACCAGATCCAAACCTTCTCTCGTCCTCATTCAGCATCGTAAAAGAACCAGATTTCATCCAACCGGACTGGAAGGGAGCGATACGCAATAAGTCTTATCCAAAGATGAGATCGAGTAAATCCCCAAAGTCAAGCAGAGCACAATGAAAGAGGACTTCAGGACTGAAGAGTTATCCAGAACACAGAAGAGTTTAGAGAGGTATGATCCAAACTAACACCGCCTCATGTTCATGCAACAAGAATCCAAAGACTTCAGAGTCACCAAAGTCTGTGAGAGTTCAGATGTTTCTTTCCAAGTCTTAAGAACTTGTTCTGTCTCTTGGTTGATCCTGATTGGTCCTGGTGTCAGAAAGCATCCTCTCTAAAGTCCCAAAGAAACTTTTCTACCTGAAACATCAAACCTCCAGGTGTATCAGTGTGTCCTGTACTGATCACTAAAGTGAACTCACAAATAAATCAGCTCGTCATCTGCATAGTGCCGTAGTGAACCCTGAACTCCATTTGGAAGTCGTCCATGTTTTTCTGGGTTTGTCGTTAAACTTCACTTCACAAAGATCGAGGGTCCATCTGTTTCCTCTTTGCAGCTTCATTCTCAacaaatgaccaaaaaaaatCAGCTCTTTTACTAAACTTTAACAGGTCTGTAAGTAAAGGAACCAACAGATCAGTGGAAACTGTTTTTATCTGGACAGTGATAATCCAGGAATCTAAAATACTTTCCGGCTGTCTTCTCAGATTCCCTTTTGACAAACCAGATACCAAGAAACCTTCAGCTGAAATGATTAATCTTGAAGGTGTTCTGAAGTTGTCAATAGTTCATCAACCAATTATCTCAGTCCTTCTCTGGCCGAGATGATTCCTCATTAGTCGTTAAATCTACTTTCTTTGAGTCCTTCGCACTGAATACCttcaagaaatgttttaaaagattaaagttcatccatccatcatatGAACCCATAGATCTGTAATAATCAGCTTCATCATCTGCAGAGGAACTCCTCAGGGAACACTCCGGGGATACTCCAACAGGTTTCAGTCGTTTGTCAATCAGTCGTCACATCATCCTTCACACATCAGTGAACTCTCCGCCCGCCCGTCAGTCACTTGTCCACTTTCCTCTCTGACATGAAGTGTGCAGGATCAGAGTCCGTCTGAGCGGCAGGAAGTTTTCAACCGAAGACAAGGAGACTTTCTGTCGAGGCATAATCCACTAAAAGAAGGGTGAAGGAGGAGGTCGACCACATAGGATTTATCTAAACACTGCAGCAAATCTCAAAGTGAGAAACTACAGCTCCTCGTCTGTCTTCATCCTAGCTTTAATTCTCCCTGCAGCAGCCGCTTGACCTCTTTCCTTCTGTCTTCACCTttactttctctcctcttctctctcgtcCTCTTTACGTCTCTTTCCTTTAGCTGCGTCCGCTCACTTTACCTcattttccctcctctctctcctgttttccttcatgtttccttcctgCTGTCCGTTTCTTCCCCCTCCTGATTTCcctcgtccctctctctctctctcttctctctctcctccctctcttctctcctgtaGCTCCTCAGTCTGTTCCTGCAGTATCGCTATGCTCTTCCTctccacccctccctcctc
The Labrus bergylta chromosome 15, fLabBer1.1, whole genome shotgun sequence DNA segment above includes these coding regions:
- the LOC136182697 gene encoding kinesin-like protein KIF26B, giving the protein MDWKELAAQKLSLSRRKKSHPGPASPPAEAPGLLLYSGGFSGALQLSPPAVPPCLLRAGSKVKDTPGMGKVRVMVRICSVHSSESSESMSLLKVDVRKKQLTLCETWSGGSSASSSQRRSSSSAPKTFMFDAVFTQDASQAEVCSGTVAEVIQSVVNGADGCIFCFGHANLGKTYTMIGEDCSTQSLGVAPTAISWLFKVIEERKEKSGARFSVRVSAVEISGREETLTDLLSSAGGHQDPAVSLREDPLCGSQLQNQTELRATCAERAAFFLDAALAARRSSRATRRVTRKPGGTRTSCSPCTSTRRGWTRAASSGSVSLRMVVRVMGYD